A single genomic interval of Aegicerativicinus sediminis harbors:
- a CDS encoding glycoside hydrolase family 3 C-terminal domain-containing protein, whose product MGRTLLKISFLTLISAVLITCKESTESSPQIDSEEISTTEETLDFPFYNTELTIDERVVDLISRLTLEEKILQMMNGTPAIERLGIPPYDYWNEALHGVGRAAAATVFPQAIGLGATFDPDLTYRVSSAISDEARALYNATSDKGYYNQYNGLTFWTPNINIFRDPRWGRGQETYGEDPYLTSILGTAFVKGLQGDNPNYLKTAACAKHFAVHSGPEQVRHEFNAEVNNKDLWETYLPAFEALVEANVESVMCAYNRVNGEPCCSDNFLLTEILRDKWNFEGHILTDCGALEDYFKDNGHGVVTNDYEAAALAVKNGVSLNCGGTFNSLNRAIKKGLINEEDIDNQLALLLRTRFKLGLFDPKGSNPYDSISIDIVNGKENRALAREAAQKSIVLLKNNGVLPLKNNLSKYFVTGPNATSVEALLGNYYGVNSNLVTILEGISAAIEPTSQLQYRLGAMLNQPAINPINYAIGHAGNSDVSIVVLGLTSTLQGEEGDSIDSSTAGDRLDYNLPENQIYYLKKLKEAADKNPNDSNPIIAIITGGSPINLEEVQQLADAILFVWYPGEEGGNAVADILFGKVSPSGRLPITFPKSLEQLPPYEDYSMKGRTYKYMESDPMYPFGYGLSYTNFTYSGASTSSESITQGDKLGINVTVTNSGDIKSDEVVQLYISHVDASETVPNYEFVKTKRISLDSGSSANLNFELESTDLQIVTQEGTKVFEPGEVKIYIGGSSPLKRSAELGASQMAELEITMK is encoded by the coding sequence ATGGGTAGAACATTGTTAAAAATTAGTTTCCTAACTCTAATAAGTGCAGTGCTTATTACTTGCAAAGAGTCAACAGAAAGTTCTCCCCAAATAGATTCTGAAGAAATTTCAACTACCGAAGAAACTTTAGATTTCCCATTTTATAATACCGAATTGACCATTGATGAAAGAGTTGTGGATTTAATTTCCCGTCTAACATTGGAAGAAAAAATTCTTCAAATGATGAACGGTACTCCAGCAATTGAAAGGCTTGGAATTCCTCCTTATGACTATTGGAATGAGGCTCTTCATGGAGTTGGGAGGGCTGCAGCTGCAACCGTTTTCCCTCAGGCAATAGGACTTGGTGCCACATTTGACCCTGACTTAACATATCGTGTTTCGTCGGCAATTTCGGATGAAGCTAGGGCATTGTATAACGCTACTAGTGATAAAGGTTATTATAATCAGTACAATGGTTTGACATTTTGGACACCGAATATCAATATATTTCGGGATCCGAGGTGGGGAAGAGGGCAAGAAACTTATGGGGAAGACCCATATCTAACTTCCATCTTAGGCACCGCTTTTGTAAAAGGCCTACAAGGAGATAATCCCAATTATTTAAAGACTGCTGCGTGTGCTAAGCATTTTGCCGTTCATAGTGGTCCGGAACAGGTAAGACATGAATTTAATGCAGAAGTAAATAACAAAGATTTATGGGAAACTTATTTACCAGCATTTGAAGCCCTTGTCGAAGCTAACGTTGAGTCCGTGATGTGCGCTTACAATCGCGTTAATGGTGAACCATGTTGTTCAGATAATTTTTTACTTACTGAAATACTTAGAGATAAATGGAATTTTGAAGGTCATATTTTAACTGATTGTGGCGCTCTTGAAGACTATTTTAAAGATAATGGTCATGGCGTGGTTACTAATGATTATGAGGCTGCTGCCTTAGCCGTGAAAAATGGGGTTAGTCTTAATTGCGGAGGAACATTTAATTCACTAAATAGGGCAATTAAAAAAGGATTAATTAATGAAGAAGATATCGATAACCAATTAGCATTGTTGTTGAGAACCAGATTTAAATTGGGCTTGTTTGATCCTAAGGGAAGTAATCCCTATGATTCTATTTCTATCGACATTGTTAATGGTAAAGAAAATAGGGCATTAGCACGTGAAGCGGCACAAAAAAGTATTGTCTTATTAAAAAATAATGGGGTGCTTCCTTTAAAAAATAATCTCTCCAAATATTTTGTCACCGGCCCAAATGCAACAAGTGTAGAAGCGCTTTTAGGAAATTATTACGGGGTCAATTCAAATTTAGTTACAATTTTAGAGGGTATTAGTGCTGCTATAGAGCCAACCAGTCAACTTCAATATAGACTTGGCGCAATGTTGAATCAACCAGCGATCAATCCTATTAATTATGCAATCGGACATGCGGGCAATAGCGATGTTTCTATTGTTGTTTTAGGCTTAACTAGCACGCTTCAAGGAGAGGAGGGTGACTCTATTGATTCATCCACCGCAGGGGATCGGTTAGATTATAATTTACCGGAAAATCAAATATATTACCTTAAAAAATTAAAAGAAGCAGCTGATAAAAATCCGAATGATAGTAATCCTATTATCGCGATAATCACGGGAGGAAGCCCGATAAACCTTGAAGAAGTTCAACAGCTTGCTGATGCGATACTATTTGTTTGGTATCCTGGTGAGGAAGGAGGAAATGCCGTGGCAGATATACTTTTTGGCAAAGTATCCCCATCGGGTAGATTACCAATAACGTTTCCAAAATCATTGGAGCAACTTCCTCCATATGAAGATTATTCAATGAAAGGTAGAACATATAAGTATATGGAGTCAGATCCTATGTATCCTTTCGGTTATGGGTTAAGCTACACAAACTTTACTTATAGTGGTGCATCTACTTCTTCGGAATCCATTACACAAGGGGATAAGCTAGGAATAAATGTCACAGTTACGAATTCAGGAGATATTAAATCAGATGAAGTAGTTCAATTATACATTTCACATGTAGATGCTTCTGAAACGGTCCCGAATTACGAGTTTGTAAAAACTAAGCGCATATCCTTGGATTCTGGTTCTTCTGCTAATCTGAATTTTGAATTAGAATCAACGGATTTACAAATTGTTACACAAGAAGGCACAAAGGTCTTTGAACCTGGAGAAGTAAAAATCTATATTGGCGGTTCTAGCCCATTGAAAAGAAGTGCAGAATTAGGTGCTTCACAAATGGCAGAACTAGAAATTACCATGAAATAA